In Acropora muricata isolate sample 2 chromosome 11, ASM3666990v1, whole genome shotgun sequence, one DNA window encodes the following:
- the LOC136889161 gene encoding uncharacterized protein translates to MYTATKSFERFRQPKSVEDEKKSVDNAVPKSTAYKTKWSCKVFEEWKQNRLVKSCTLEPGGLFTTKDLEEGVQSLDTAITDMSGCSLNYWLSKFVQEVSNSSGERYPSRSLYSIICGLKRHLSDVNGSAALNPLEMSDRR, encoded by the coding sequence ATGTATACCGCAACAAAGTCGTTTGAGAGATTTCGGCAGCCGAAAAGTGTGGAAGATGAGAAGAAAAGTGTTGATAACGCAGTACCGAAATCAACAGCTTACAAAACCAAATGGTCATGTAaggttttcgaggaatggaaacAGAATCGATTAGTGAAGTCCTGTACTTTGGAACCCGGCGGCCTTTTTACCACGAAAGACTTAGAAGAAGGAGTACAAAGTTTGGACACGGCCATTACAGATATGTCTGGATGCAGTCTCAACTACTGGCTGTCGAAGTTCGTTCAAGAAGTAAGCAATTCTTCTGGGGAGCGCTATCCTTCCCGTTCGTTGTACTCAATTATTTGCGGACTGAAGCGCCACCTTTCTGATGTAAATGGTAGTGCTGCATTGAATCCATTGGAGATGTCCGACCGACGGTAA
- the LOC136889642 gene encoding cancer-related nucleoside-triphosphatase homolog codes for MASSSKRHVLLTGSPGVGKTTLCQKLFEVLKEKGIQIQGFYTEEVRTSPKGSRVGFDVVTLNGQRGVLARIKGDSRTSRGRTSPSVGNYIVDVKSFEQLALPTIKISSVSNTVVVVDEIGKMELFSQSFVNLVRELFASPQATILATVPITKQRPIPFVNELKCREDVTLIEVTRNTRDDLVSEVLRMLETSFCD; via the exons ATGGCGTCAAGCAGCAAAAGACATGTTCTGCTGACTGGATCTCCcg GAGTTGGAAAGACAACtttgtgtcaaaagctttttgaAGTTCTTAAAGAGAAAGGAATCCAGATACAAGGATTCTACACAGAAGAGGTCCGCACCAGTCCCAAGGGGAGTAGAGTGGGGTTTGATGTTGTCACACTAAATGGACAGCGAGGAGTACTGGCAAGAATAAAAGG TGACTCTCGCACATCAAGAGGAAGGACATCACCTTCAGTGGGAAACTACATCGTTGACGTGAAGTCATTTGAACAACTTGCTCTCCCAACAATCAAG ATTTCTTCAGTCAGTAACACAGTGGTTGTGGTTGatgaaattggaaaaatggaaCTGTTCAGTCAAAGCTTTGTCAATTTAGTCCGTGAGCTTTTTGCTTCGCCACAAGCCACTATTTTAGCCACCGTCCCGATCACTAAACAGCGACCCATTCCATTTGTGAATGAGCTCAAATGTCGAGAAGATGTTACTTTAATAGAG GTCACAAGAAATACGCGTGATGATTTGGTCAGCGAGGTTTTGCGCATGCTTGAAACCTCCTTTTGTGATTGA
- the LOC136889641 gene encoding leucine-rich repeat-containing protein 57-like, protein MGNSIAPHLERAQKTGVCSLCGKGLSEFPPQLLQLGTSLRTLDLSNNKIKSIPSAVGGFSSLKSLTLTSNHLATLPMELSQTKKLETLVLDHNKIKMLPAGLFPNFTQLKTLSLASNQLATFPESLGTLRHLDAVNLSDNKIRSLPESVGDLQVVELNLNRNQLASLPLSLSKCTRLKVLRVEENCLPLEAISVELLKESQISLLSCEGNLFDSKQLRETDGYDQYMSRFTATKKKFT, encoded by the exons ATGGGAAACTCGATTGCACCACACTTAGAAAGAGCACAAAAGACTGGTGTTTGCTCTCTCTGTGGCAAAGGACTCTCTGAG TTCCCGCCACAGCTGCTTCAACTGGGGACATCTTTACGAACCCTTGACCTCTCAAACAACAAGATCAAATCCATACCTTCAGCAGTTGGAGGCTTCTCTTCTCTTAAAAGTCTTACATTGACTTCCAATCATCTag CTACTTTACCAATGGAACTCTCTCAGACAAAGAAGTTGGAGACTTTGGTACTAGATCATAACAAGATAAAAATGCTCCCTGCTGGGTTATTCCCAAATTTTACACAGCTCAAAACACTTTCTCTGGCATCAAATCAGTTAGCAACATTTCCAGAAAGTCTTGGGACCTTGAGGCATTTGGATGCAGTCAATTTGTCTGATAACAAAATTCGCAGCCTTCCAGAATCTGTTGGGGACTTGCAGGTTGTAGAACTTAATCTGAACAGAAACCAGCTTGCTTCTCTTCCACTTAGCTTGTCAAAATGTACAAGACTTAAAGTTCTTAGAGTAGAAGAAAACTGTTTGCCATTGGAAGCCATATCTGTTGAGCTCTTGAAGGAGTCACAGATTTCTCTGCTTTCCTGTGAGGGAAATCTCTTTGACTCTAAACAACTGCGGGAAACTGATGGTTATGACCAG TATATGTCTCGTTTTACAGCAACTAAGAAGAAATTCACCTGA